The window CCTTCCTAGTTAACCCTGTTACAGAATGAAAAGCTACAATTCAGCAATCTTTTGATGAGAAGGCTTGAGAACATCATGGATTGTTTAGTTTCCTCCACAAAGGGCCACCAGGATTTTTTCATAATCTCCCTTGGTTTCATCCTGTTGATTCAAAAATAGTGTACCCTTAGTGCTATGCAAAAtcttaaacaatatatttttaattgtagaaaaatTGCATATTTACAGACTATATCATACATTGCAGTACATCCGTGATCTGGGATCTATAATCAAATACTGtatgtataattaaataatatgtacAGCCAAAATCTGGTAAGTGTGGATTGTTGTACAAAAAGCAAAGGCTTTCAAGATTCAAATTATAAACTTCCCTGAGTTGATTATGTTATATGTTAGAGCCATTTTTATCTAAGGGTTAAATGCATTATACGGGATTGAATAAAGTATTACAAATATAACCtcatatatatgagaaaaatattttgattcactCACCAGAATCACTCactttttatttgtagtttttggtTATTGGATACAAATAACAGTGTTAATTTAAATAGTTATCAATCTTTCAATATGTTCAAAATCCTTgacttttctttctgtcttataTTTCAACATCCAAATGAGGTAactttaacatatattttatacattttaccatgataaaattaattaaaatatttttaataataagccTTTTATCTTCTGacatattttaattgtaaaataaatcaTGATGTCTATGCtggtaaaaattctgaaatattttgaatatttatcaagagcaagtaaacattttcatgatttaaattgaaaaatgtacTAGTTCTCCATTACTAGTGAGTAGATTTTGCCAGTGAAAGTTTATTGACAAAGTATTCACCTAGATATACTGAATTAATCTTATATATGAAATTTATGGATACAATGAgttatctctttttttgtttttgtcatttaaaaaataaaataagttattacAATGATATTTGAATACTTCTATTTGAAGAAACATAAaaacctcttccagccacactatGAACCTATAAATGCTAGACAAAATGTTAATGTAAATCTAGAGCtaatataagaaagaaatgtgaaaaaatcaGTTACTTAAATAACAGGCAAATAATTTTCcttatctcagaaaataaaattttaagttttatacagatttaattatgtatttaGTCAGTTCTTCTTTTGAAGATGATCctaaaagaaatttcatttgtGGAGGTGAGACTATAAAAAGCACTACATACCAGAATGGCTTGGCACAGAGAGATACCATACATCTTCTGATAGTATGCTTTGATTTCATTCATGTCGATTTCAGAACGGGAGACCATAACTCTGATCAACGTCTTATGACGGGTTCCAGCaccctataaaaaaaaaaatgtgccatttcTTGTATTGTATTCAGAAGGAACTCTCATTAAAGAGGGATTTTAAAGTGAATCCCTATGGAGAAACTACCTCTCTATtcttacaacacacacacacgggggtaCCCAGACAAGTggtaatgaaattaaaagaaaccaGCTGCCTGATTAGAGCTTTTCAACCTCCTAACTGCCCTTCTACCAGTCAGTCTTTCCTAGGTCTGAACCATCCAACAATTGCAAATAAAGAGCATTTTTACAAAATTGTGACTAAGATCATCTAACTCATCTAGTTAAAATACTTCATCAGTCTCCTGTTGCTCTCagttttcatccattcattttatCAGCCTTACAATATCCTGCTTGACTGCACAACCTCTTCCACTGTGCATCATCACTCTGACGATATTTGCCACTTGAAAAGAGTTGTGCTACTATCTGCTTCCAAGCTTAAGGATGTGCCGTTTCCTTTCTTGGACCATCCCCTTATCATCTACCCTTGTCCTTACCCAGCTCATGTATACTCAGGTTCAGGTCTTAGGTTAGCTGACAGCGAACCTACGTGGTTTCTGAAGTCTGGGGCACATGTCCCTTTTTGCTCTCCTTTAATGCCAAGTAGTCATCATTACCCATCTAAATACCACACGGACAgtggcaggcatggtggcagCAAATGTGCTAAGTACCCTATACTAGTACCTGACATTCTGTGTTAGGCATGCCTAACATGTCTACCATCTCCCAGGATCCCTTAGTAGTATTGGAATGGTTAGAAACCCTCTGTCCCTATATTTCTCTGAAGACCTCCTCATTTTGGAATACAAAGAGTAAACAAAGATAACTTCATAACTATCCATTTGagaactcaaaatgaaaatatagagctGGTATCCTGTATAATACTGTGCATGTTAGACAGTAAAGTTAAAGTGATATAGTTTTAACTATCTCAAATTCATCTTAGTAACACCTTCTACTTCTGTAACCAtgggatgacattttaaaagattcactATTAATTCATGGCATGAAAGACagcataataaaaaagaaaaatgaaaagaaaatggaagattaTAAAACACAACTTTAGTGGAAGTAGGCTACTAAAATCACACATTAAAAGGGAAGGTATATCACCCTTCCCTTGGTGTCTCAAATTTTGCAAGTCACAAATCAGCCATAAATCACTTACAAGCTGCCATTACAACCACatccatgtatttttaaaaatgcaccaaATCTAACACAAATAAAGTGGTAGATTTTCTCTTGCACTGAATAGAAAAAAGATTCTCTTCAGTGAGAAGATATTAACTCCGATTTTCAAACAATATTAGGTTTTCTATTCTACCTGCTAATACATTTATTCTCTAAGCAAAGTATATGAGTGGATGGTACCTTCATGGCCAGATgaagcttctcagcaaagaaagCTGGTTTGCTTGTGGCACACTTCACTGCAAGAGAGATGAGTTTTAGTTGATATATTCATCACAGAAGAAAGATGCATATGAAAGAAACAGGAATAGAGAGTTTTGCCAATAGGTTTCCATCTACCTCTAGTTCTTTCCCATCCCAATATGAGACATTCActttaaagaaagatattgtaaCTCTCTAGATGGTGGTTCTGAGTATTCTTTCCCCTGAAAATATCAACTATTTCctaattatatttaattcatcCCAACTGCAACTTCAAGAGTTAGAGCTATCCCAAATAAACTCTCAGTGCACACAGGGGAACAAGCAAGTATTTAAAGCCTACAAGTAAGTATTTGAATCATTTgtaataagaacatttttttaaagtcctgaAATACAACaagctttaaatataaagaagatgCTCAAACAAAATACTAgcacaggtctttttttttttttttttttgagttttctttatttgctatTCCAAGGGAGATCCATGGACCTACAACATTGCTATCTACCAGaggcttgttagaaatgcagaacctACTGAATCAGGATCTGCATGTTAACACAATTCCCAGGGTATTCAACCATAAGCAAGGTAAAATTTGAGCAACACTTTTTGAGAACACAGATTCTTTTACTCTAATGGTCATCTCAATAATCTAGAAGACTTTTTAACACTCAAATTTTCAGAAGCCAACTTCAAACTGCTAAATCAGATTCTCCTAGGCTTGCCCAAGAACATACAACTAACAAATGgtagaataaaatttgaatatatatttatctaattcCAAATCCCATGCCTTTGGTGACCATTCTTGACTGCCCAGCAGTGTGTCCATCTTAGTGTACCGCTTGGCATAAGTAGTTATTCCATAAGTACATTCTACTTCTCCATGTTTTTGAAAAGGGAAATAGTATCTGTTGCTTCTCTGTCAGTCTTACAAGTAGCCTCTATCTGAAACTGGATGTATCACCTCTCAAGGTTggtgctttgtttgtttgtttgacataTTAGGCAACATTAAAAACACAGCTCCTAGTTAGAAATTTCTTTGAAGCCCAGGACTACATACCAATGGCTGTAAGGCACTTCTCAATGTCACCCTTCATCTCCAGATCCAGGACTTTGTTCATGTCATGTTTGCTGTATTTGGTGTATTTCTGAAAAACtgaacattaaatttaaattaaggtACATAcgaattatcctttaaaaaagtCTAGCAAAATCAGGGTAACTGATTCAAGGAAATTCTAGGGTTGGCTAAACTCCAGCCACACTTTAAAAACTATTCATACAAATCAGCATAATATGAATACTTCATCTCCTCCTAGGAATGTAACCCATGTGGCCATTTTGGTGCTCCTGTATATTTGGGGAAAAGTTTGCAAGTGTTAACAGTTATTAGAAATGATACATAACACTTACTACAGCAGAATTACATGCCAAAGCAAATGGATGTTCCCCCATATAAAGATCTGTACGGTGATTTTCTCTTGTTTAGCATTAGAAATCAATGTGTTATAATAAGATAATGAGCTTTAGATAGACATTATGGTACTACTCTTGCCTTGACTACTGTTGGGCTCAGAGCAAGTCTTGTGCTGAAAGGTCAAAATTCTTTTTGagctttgtttggttttgttttaacttttgttttctgtaatgCCTGtgtaatcttttcttcttttacccccaagtgttttggtttgttttgcttggttttgttgtaacttttgttttgttccatTATATGGGTATTTTTAATCATATCTAAGCCAAATCATTGGGGAGAAtagaaattgtgaaaataaaCAATGTTCCACGTGCCAAAGATGCAAAATGTATTTCCAATACATTGTAAAAATGGGCAAATAGCTGTATTGGGTCAGGAGCACCGTACCATATGATATAGGAGGGACCTGAATAagacttttctctttccctgctctATATGtcctcagtgaaaaaaaattccattttccatGAACTGATACCAtaacaatatttttcttgttaCCTCTACGAAGATGGGGATAGCTTCTTGAGGTAAGAATGGTATTGAACACATTCACATCTgtcccctttctcctttctcctgctTCATATAAGGCCTGTCAAGAAACACAATAGATAAATGCTTGACTGCCAAAATGTTGTGTCCATCAGGATGGTAGATTTTCCCCAAAGCTTTTCTAGACAGTTGCTCTGTGCTCAATACAATCGGAGGATGCCAGAAGAAGACTGCACATTCCTCAATGACAGGGACCTATTTTGTTTGTCATGTCTGCCACTAACTCTCTCAAGGTCCCGTGTAAACCCTAGAGACAAGAATATATGTGCAGAACACATGTTTGCAGAATTACATTGCCTTAAGATTATGCTGCACATCAAGACCTCTTCAAGTAACTCTCTTTAAAAGATTCTCACTCTACTATTCAAAGTAATTATCATTAAATGGTACttgtaaatcaataaattaacCATAAGCTAGATCAGGTGTTTTGATATTACAATTTCTAAGATTCAAATGCTGACTCTGAAAATTTAAAGGCTATTTAAGCTTAGGCAAATAATTTAACTTTACTGAACCAcaaattttcatcttttgtaAATGAAATAGATAATCCCCTGCCCCATTGTCATAAGTATGCTCTGTTAACTTTGAAATGTTAATTACTATCATCCTCCTGGGTCACACTAATCCATGTAGCCTCTATAAATATACATCTAAGTGCCCTGAGAGtcttaaaatggaaaacataTTCAGAAATGTCACAAGCaaacaagaataatttttatcatGGGCAATTATTCAAGTGCTCACTCTAGTTCTTTTATATGCTTGTAAAATTTCTGTTTAAACAATCAAACtttcaataaaaagttattttgaactTTTCAAGCAAAATGATCTGCTACGTATgcatttaattaaacaaaaagctAATTAGTGCCTATTGCAAGATCATGTACTGGTACAATATGTTGATGTGGGTggacaaataagttttttttttccttaatgactCATTGTGTTGGGAAAGCATAATGCAaataattgggtttttttttaaatggaaattccAGATCTGAAATGTTCTGCTTTTTTCTAACATCAACAATGGTTTACTGCATAAATAAAGGTAACTTCATTGAATGGTATGCAATAGTATGTTTTCAATGACATAGCTttgatattataatttaaattgtatttataataTCACTgcaaaaattttagaatataaatttgcACCTGTAAACCATTTCATAATCACTGTTAAAAGAATGTTAGATGTGcttactgttttatattttgaacttaaaaatttttcttccctttcttatacttgataaaatgaaaatttagaattGTTCTCAATAAATCAAttcttggaaaacaaacaaacaaaaattctcatTGTTCTCTTTTAATCCTCTCTGGCTGTATGAGATCCATTGAAAACTTAAAGACCATATTTTCAGTCTTGAACCAGGAAGCTGTATCTCATTCAGGGAAGGAATGTTAAGGAACCACTGGCTTCTCAGCAGATCTGAACCCTGATGTCACACAGGGTGACCTGTGCAGTGTAAGAAGACCTACTGCAGCAATATTGGCTGAGCCCTTGCTTACCCTGGCATCTGTATCAGCCAAGTCTTCGTTCACGCCCAAATCTTCACATCTGTcaccctaaaaagaaaaaaataagtctcaTTCTATCATAAGCTTTAAGTAATCACATGATTTACTTAATTCCCTTGAACTCGGACACATaataatttttgagaaaagaGTCAAAAGAGAATCTTGTCTTTTGTGAAAACATGGATGAAAGTGAGGGGCaccatactaagtgaaataagccaggcacagaaagataaataccacaTGACCTCAGTTAGacgtagaattttaaaaagctgaactCACAGAAGTGGAGAGTAGATGGTTACCAGAGTTAGGGGGAAGGGAGGATATTGACCCAGGAGTACTAAGTTTCAGACTGGAAGCGTAAGTTTGGGGAACTATTGCATAGTAAGGTGACCATAGTCAATGAAAATGTAGTGTATATTTCTAAGTAACTAAgagagtaaatttcaaatgtttcacCATAAAAAAAGGATAGGTAATCAAGGTAATGAGTATACTATTTAGCTTGATTTAATAATcccacatgtatacatatataaaacatcacAATGTATCCTTAAATGCAATTAtgatttatcaattaaaatagtattaattaaaaaaagaaaataaagataaacagtTAATTAGTTATTTCTAGAGAGGGTTCAAATATCAGATTTTACTGTTAATGAAAGAGCAGAGGAATTTCCCAAAGTATTTGTTATACCTTAGCAAGAGAAAGCAAAGCATTCCGAAAGTCTCCAGATGTGTCCGAGGTGATGTCTTTGGCAAGATCTCTTTTCAGttctaagaaataagaaaaatagggtTTTTAGTAAGCTATTGAAAAACAATAGTTCTATTAATAGAATAACCATATCTGATATGTATTGGCTTACGACTTATAATTGCCACAATGTCCATTGACTTATGaaacatatttcaaattattatcatttttgaataaaatttgagaaattagAACAGGTGAAATTTTAGATAATGAACTTGATTTcctaaccaacctagatgcccttcaatagatgcgTGGATAAAGAAACCTTGGTTTAtagacacaatgaaatattacttaaaaaagaatgaaattatggcatttgcaggtaaatggatagagctggaaaATATcgtgctaagcaaagtaagccaatcccacaaaatcaaaggccagatgttttctctgataagtgaatgctgatacATAATGATGTGGGAAAGTGAACAAGGGACGAATGGAGGAACTTTGCATTGGGCAGAGAggagtgagggaaagggagaggaggtgACAGTGAGAAAGCTGGTGAaagagatggacattattactctatgtacatgtAGGATTGCACAAAAGGCGTGGctgcattgtgtacaaccagataaatgaaaagttctgctccatttgtgtacagtgagtCAAAAtgcgttctactgtcatgtatagctaatgacaacaaataaataaattatttcctgtAGGGCTTTGGAAGCAATCTGAATAACACTGTGAATGAAAACCCAGAGTCAAAAAGTTTTATCTAACAAGAATAATTTACACATTTatcaaataattctgaaataaaagtATGCCAGAATTAAGCAATATAGTGAATAGAGCaggtatttaaaagaataaaacaaaaatacttcagcataaattatttatttactttaaaaagtgtAACTATCTTGTATGCAATATAGCTTAatgatgtatgtatgtgtatacagaTATTTTAACCTGTCTATATACACACATTAACTGTACAAAATCATgctgtaatagaaaaaaaaattagctgacTTTGTAATTGACGAGAAACATAGCAATTTAATAAGCTATCAATGGACTAATCTTCATCATAATGGAGAAATATGGATGTTTATCTTTATGAAATATGCTttatcaaacaaaaattaataacaatgttCCTTTTGATTATTATCACTGATAAATAGATATAAGGTAAAAACATCTGTAATGacataaacatttcaaaaattaagttaaaatctTCTTGCTTTCATACTTTTATTATATTGTTCTAAAAACAATGTATAAGAACTTTTGGGCTTTCAGGGCTTGATATGAGAACAAGGGAGGAAGATATCTAATGGAAGAAGTCATGTATTGgtttggggaaagaaaaggaaaatagtaaCTGATATGTGGGTATCCTCTTATTAGTGGGGAGCATGTCATTTAAATGAGATATTTCACTGAATAGGTAAAATGAGTCATGGTTGGTCTCTCTATACCATGAATCTAATTGAGATAAAGAGTATGGGAATCATTTATGTTCATAATGGTAAAGTTAAGGTTTGCAACATAGAATTAAA is drawn from Urocitellus parryii isolate mUroPar1 chromosome 4, mUroPar1.hap1, whole genome shotgun sequence and contains these coding sequences:
- the Anxa1 gene encoding annexin A1; this encodes MAMVSEFLKQAWFIDNQEQEYVQTVKSSKGGPGSAVSPYPSFNPSSDVEALHKAIMAKGVDEATIIDILTKRNNAQRQQIKAAYLQEKGKPLDEVLKKALTGHLEEVVLALLKTPAQFDADELRAAMKGLGTDEDTLIEILASRNNREIREINRVYRDELKRDLAKDITSDTSGDFRNALLSLAKGDRCEDLGVNEDLADTDARALYEAGERRKGTDVNVFNTILTSRSYPHLRRVFQKYTKYSKHDMNKVLDLEMKGDIEKCLTAIVKCATSKPAFFAEKLHLAMKGAGTRHKTLIRVMVSRSEIDMNEIKAYYQKMYGISLCQAILDETKGDYEKILVALCGGN